The following are from one region of the Natronosporangium hydrolyticum genome:
- a CDS encoding ABC transporter permease encodes MFAVRLLRQVSYSYRGLFGWLRPLDYAIMMFIEPAVQIIFFGLLGQFGPEGTEYYIIGNAVRLMATSALFGATSVIINERGQGTLTALIAAPTPVAETFYARALLQGISGVLTGVFCISLGVVLFGLDISSTSIVWLLIGLLVTAISLSGLGLLLANLSLLGTDANLLLNVVFYGLIVFSGANIPLAELPGPVATAAQALPMTHGLLAVRQVIDGDLSGVPYLLTMELLIGLAYAAAAIVLLRYAERRARRTGKLELV; translated from the coding sequence ATGTTCGCCGTCCGGTTGCTCCGTCAGGTCAGCTACTCCTACCGCGGACTCTTCGGATGGCTCCGGCCGCTGGACTACGCAATCATGATGTTCATCGAGCCGGCGGTCCAGATCATCTTTTTTGGACTGTTGGGCCAGTTCGGGCCAGAGGGCACCGAGTACTACATCATCGGCAACGCGGTACGACTGATGGCCACGAGCGCTCTATTCGGTGCGACGTCCGTCATCATCAATGAGCGCGGTCAGGGAACTCTCACCGCGCTGATCGCCGCGCCGACGCCGGTGGCGGAGACCTTCTATGCCCGTGCTCTGTTGCAAGGGATCTCAGGGGTCCTGACCGGGGTCTTCTGTATCAGCCTCGGGGTGGTGTTGTTCGGCCTCGACATTAGCAGCACCTCGATCGTGTGGTTACTGATCGGGCTGCTGGTGACCGCGATCTCCCTGTCCGGCCTTGGCTTGCTACTGGCGAACCTCAGTCTGCTCGGCACCGACGCCAACCTGCTGCTCAACGTCGTGTTCTATGGCTTGATCGTTTTCAGCGGCGCGAACATTCCCCTCGCGGAGCTGCCCGGTCCGGTGGCTACAGCGGCGCAGGCACTGCCCATGACCCACGGCTTGCTCGCGGTCCGGCAGGTGATCGACGGTGACCTCAGCGGTGTGCCGTATCTGCTCACGATGGAGTTGCTCATCGGGCTGGCATATGCGGCTGCCGCAATCGTGCTCCTGCGGTACGCCGAGCGGCGAGCTCGCCGTACCGGCAAACTGGAGTTGGTGTGA
- a CDS encoding cellulase family glycosylhydrolase encodes MQGVRRARWRASVIAGSVAALLVAGTAVAVGAQAATGCRVAYTVPAQWPGGFTADVAVTNLGEPLDGWSLEWSFTAGQEVTQAWNATVSSSEGIVTAENMSYNAELGTDETVSFGFNGSWSGTNPEPTSFTLNGVSCTGDIATPSPSVSPSVSPSPSPTSSPRPSDPMAMVAAMEPGWNLGNTLDAIPDETAWGNPLTSEALLQQVRSQGYNSIRLPITWSNRHGPAPDYTIDPDWLDRVREIVDWSLAEDFYVMINLHHDSWQWINAYPNDPTTVMDRYTALWTQLADAFRDYPKELVFESINEPQFADTSDAEGDQLVHEFNVEFHRIVRESGGNNTDRLLVLPTLHTSTDQARLDALLTTFDQLDDANLVATVHFYGWWPFSVNIAGGTHYDATVEQDLIDTFDRVHDTFVANDIPVIIGEWALLNWDHTRPGVIQRGEFLKFLEAVGYHARTRELTTMVWDAGQFLHREELQWRDQGVYEMFKASWTSRSGTASADHVYVPQSGSITSRDLTLNQNGLSFQGLWQDDEQLAEGSDYTVAGDTLTLTGPAMTRLVDDRAYGVNSTIEARFSQGTPWQINIITYDTPTQTTATGTTSSFAIPTEFHGDQLATMAARYADGSNAGPAEWTPFKEFWQHFQPDYDAGAIILKPEFFDEVDDGQVTLTFHFWSGTQITYEIVKSGSTVTGSTG; translated from the coding sequence ATGCAAGGTGTACGAAGAGCCCGCTGGCGGGCCAGTGTCATCGCCGGTAGCGTCGCCGCGCTGCTGGTCGCGGGGACGGCCGTGGCGGTCGGCGCCCAGGCGGCGACGGGTTGCCGTGTGGCGTACACGGTGCCGGCGCAGTGGCCGGGCGGTTTTACCGCCGACGTGGCGGTGACCAACCTTGGCGAGCCGCTCGATGGCTGGAGTCTGGAGTGGAGTTTCACCGCTGGCCAAGAGGTCACCCAGGCCTGGAACGCCACGGTCAGCTCGTCGGAGGGCATCGTCACCGCCGAGAACATGAGCTACAACGCGGAGCTGGGGACAGACGAGACGGTCTCGTTCGGCTTCAACGGGTCGTGGTCGGGCACCAACCCGGAACCGACGTCGTTCACGCTCAACGGGGTAAGCTGCACCGGCGACATCGCGACCCCATCGCCGTCGGTCAGCCCGTCGGTGAGCCCGTCGCCGTCGCCGACGAGCTCGCCGCGTCCGAGCGATCCGATGGCGATGGTGGCGGCGATGGAGCCCGGCTGGAATCTGGGCAACACACTCGACGCCATCCCCGACGAGACCGCCTGGGGCAATCCCCTCACCTCCGAGGCGCTGCTGCAACAGGTGCGGTCACAGGGTTACAACAGCATCCGGCTCCCGATCACCTGGAGCAACCGGCACGGCCCGGCCCCCGACTACACCATCGACCCTGATTGGCTCGACCGAGTCCGGGAGATCGTCGACTGGTCCCTGGCCGAGGACTTCTACGTGATGATCAACCTGCATCACGACTCCTGGCAATGGATCAACGCCTATCCCAACGACCCCACCACGGTGATGGACCGGTACACCGCCCTGTGGACCCAGCTCGCCGACGCCTTCCGCGACTACCCGAAGGAGCTGGTATTCGAGAGCATCAACGAGCCCCAGTTCGCCGACACCTCCGACGCTGAGGGCGACCAGTTGGTGCACGAGTTCAACGTCGAGTTCCATCGAATCGTCCGGGAGTCCGGCGGAAACAACACCGACCGGTTGCTGGTGCTGCCAACCCTGCACACGAGCACCGACCAAGCTCGGCTCGACGCGCTGCTGACCACCTTTGACCAGCTCGATGATGCCAACCTGGTCGCTACCGTCCACTTCTATGGTTGGTGGCCGTTCAGCGTCAACATCGCCGGCGGCACCCATTATGACGCCACCGTGGAGCAGGATCTGATCGACACCTTCGACCGCGTCCACGACACCTTCGTCGCCAACGACATCCCGGTGATCATCGGCGAATGGGCGCTGCTCAACTGGGACCACACTCGACCCGGTGTCATCCAGCGAGGCGAGTTCTTGAAGTTTCTTGAAGCCGTCGGCTATCACGCTCGGACCCGGGAGCTCACCACCATGGTGTGGGACGCCGGCCAGTTCCTGCACCGCGAAGAGCTGCAGTGGCGAGACCAAGGTGTCTATGAGATGTTCAAGGCGAGCTGGACCAGCCGCTCCGGCACCGCCTCAGCGGACCATGTCTACGTGCCGCAGAGCGGGTCAATCACCAGCAGAGACCTTACGCTCAACCAGAACGGCCTGTCGTTCCAAGGGTTGTGGCAGGACGACGAGCAGCTGGCGGAAGGCAGCGACTACACGGTCGCCGGCGACACGCTCACGTTGACCGGACCGGCCATGACCCGCCTGGTCGATGACCGCGCCTACGGCGTCAACTCCACTATCGAGGCCCGCTTCTCGCAGGGCACGCCGTGGCAGATCAACATCATCACCTACGACACTCCTACCCAGACCACGGCGACCGGCACCACCAGTTCGTTCGCCATCCCCACCGAGTTCCACGGCGACCAACTCGCCACCATGGCGGCCCGGTACGCCGATGGCAGCAACGCCGGACCCGCCGAATGGACCCCGTTCAAGGAGTTCTGGCAGCACTTCCAGCCCGACTACGACGCCGGCGCGATCATCCTGAAGCCGGAGTTCTTCGACGAGGTGGACGACGGCCAGGTCACCCTGACCTTCCACTTCTGGAGCGGCACCCAGATCACGTATGAAATCGTGAAGTCCGGCAGTACGGTCACCGGGAGCACCGGCTGA
- a CDS encoding carboxylesterase/lipase family protein, with the protein MADQSATVRTTAGRVRGRREGELAVFRGIPFAAPPVGSARFAAPQPVDRWDGVREAVAFGPAPQQGTLSGATPPESAADDWLTVNVWTPEPDPAARRPVMVWIYGGAYAMGSSSFPDYDAAQLVGTGDLVVVTLNYRVGVEGFAQLAGAPANRSLLDQVAALEWVRDNVTAFGGDPAQVTIFGESAGAGSVAALLSMPRADGLFQRAIAQSVPGTYLSAELAADIAAEIAGELELPATAAELSAVEPRRLAAAGDRVATKMRLYEQRWGPVAHTLTPYSPVVDGEVLPRTPWQALAAGAARGVELIVGHTRDECRLFHYFTGLTGRVTDEQATAALRALAPGPEGERAYRAAFAGATAEQLFDLVHSDWLFRMPSLHLADAQVAGGGRAHLYELTWRAPGQPEVGACHALDVPLTFGVFASDLARTLLGAEPPPAAEALSNRVRAAWTDFARTGDPGWPGYDPQRRLTHLLDAEPAVVPYPEEASRQIWRDHTFAALPLL; encoded by the coding sequence ATGGCTGACCAGAGCGCAACTGTCCGCACCACCGCCGGCCGGGTGCGTGGCCGTCGCGAGGGCGAGCTGGCGGTCTTTCGTGGCATCCCGTTCGCAGCGCCACCGGTCGGCTCCGCCAGGTTCGCCGCGCCGCAGCCGGTGGACCGATGGGACGGGGTGCGGGAGGCGGTCGCGTTCGGTCCGGCTCCGCAACAGGGCACCCTGTCCGGGGCGACCCCGCCGGAGTCGGCCGCCGACGACTGGTTGACGGTCAACGTGTGGACGCCGGAGCCGGACCCGGCGGCCCGCCGGCCGGTGATGGTGTGGATCTACGGCGGCGCCTACGCGATGGGCAGCTCCAGCTTCCCCGATTATGACGCTGCCCAGCTCGTCGGCACCGGTGACCTGGTGGTGGTAACCCTCAACTACCGGGTAGGCGTCGAGGGTTTCGCCCAGCTCGCCGGGGCACCGGCCAACCGTAGCCTGCTCGACCAGGTCGCCGCCCTGGAATGGGTGCGCGACAACGTCACCGCGTTCGGCGGTGACCCAGCGCAGGTCACCATCTTCGGTGAGTCCGCCGGCGCCGGCTCGGTCGCCGCGCTGCTGTCGATGCCGCGAGCCGACGGCCTGTTCCAACGGGCGATCGCGCAGAGCGTGCCGGGGACCTACCTCTCGGCTGAGCTGGCCGCCGATATCGCCGCCGAGATCGCCGGCGAGCTGGAGCTACCGGCGACCGCGGCGGAGCTGTCGGCTGTGGAGCCACGCCGGCTGGCCGCCGCCGGGGATCGGGTCGCCACCAAAATGCGCCTGTACGAGCAGCGGTGGGGTCCGGTGGCGCATACGTTGACCCCGTACTCGCCGGTGGTCGACGGCGAGGTGCTACCTCGCACGCCCTGGCAGGCGCTGGCCGCCGGCGCCGCGCGGGGCGTGGAGCTGATCGTCGGCCACACCCGCGACGAGTGCCGGCTGTTCCACTACTTCACCGGGCTGACCGGGCGGGTCACCGATGAGCAGGCCACCGCCGCGTTGCGGGCGCTGGCCCCCGGGCCGGAGGGGGAGCGGGCCTACCGCGCGGCGTTCGCTGGCGCCACGGCCGAGCAACTCTTCGACCTGGTCCATTCGGACTGGTTGTTCCGGATGCCCTCGCTGCACCTGGCCGACGCGCAGGTGGCCGGCGGCGGTCGGGCACACCTCTACGAGCTCACCTGGCGCGCGCCGGGGCAGCCGGAGGTAGGCGCCTGCCACGCGCTGGATGTCCCGCTCACCTTCGGCGTCTTCGCCTCCGACCTCGCCCGGACGCTGTTGGGAGCCGAGCCACCGCCCGCGGCGGAGGCGCTGTCGAACCGGGTCCGCGCCGCCTGGACCGACTTCGCCCGCACCGGGGACCCGGGTTGGCCTGGGTACGACCCGCAGCGGCGGCTCACCCACTTGCTCGATGCCGAGCCCGCGGTCGTGCCGTACCCGGAGGAGGCTTCTCGCCAGATTTGGCGGGACCACACCTTCGCGGCGCTGCCGTTGCTGTGA
- a CDS encoding ABC transporter permease, producing MPHQAVVASMRVHLVNTLARPIFQVMLLIQPITMVLLTYYVYGRVDGAGAFYVVLGSGMAGMWVATAFSSAGDLGRERRYGTILPVLLADASLWLVSAGRAMGALVLSLIPIVISSVAAVLLFGVPLPGDLSVPWVLVGIAVYGLACHSFGLLLGTLFLLSRRTTVLQNFLEWPLLVASGVLFPVTALPAGAQGATAVVPMRWAAQATEQAFTTGTLDLRALGLALSSAGIALAAAVVLFRVIERRVRVTASLELA from the coding sequence GTGCCCCACCAGGCCGTGGTCGCTTCGATGCGAGTCCACCTGGTCAACACGCTAGCTCGGCCGATCTTCCAGGTCATGCTCCTGATCCAGCCGATTACGATGGTACTGCTGACTTACTACGTCTACGGCCGGGTCGACGGAGCCGGGGCGTTCTATGTCGTTCTGGGCAGCGGCATGGCGGGCATGTGGGTGGCGACCGCGTTCTCCTCGGCCGGCGATCTTGGACGCGAACGCAGGTACGGCACCATTCTGCCGGTCCTACTCGCTGACGCTTCGCTCTGGCTGGTCTCTGCTGGCCGCGCGATGGGTGCGTTAGTGCTGTCGTTGATCCCCATCGTGATCTCCAGCGTCGCCGCGGTGCTGCTGTTTGGTGTCCCGCTGCCCGGTGACCTGTCAGTACCCTGGGTCCTGGTCGGCATCGCCGTTTATGGGCTCGCCTGCCACTCATTCGGCCTCCTGCTGGGTACGCTGTTCTTGCTGTCGCGACGCACGACGGTGCTACAGAACTTCCTCGAGTGGCCGTTGTTGGTCGCCTCCGGCGTGTTGTTTCCGGTCACCGCCCTGCCGGCCGGAGCCCAAGGGGCCACCGCAGTGGTCCCGATGCGGTGGGCCGCGCAGGCCACCGAGCAGGCGTTCACCACCGGGACGCTCGACCTTCGGGCGCTTGGCCTGGCATTGTCGTCGGCGGGGATCGCCCTGGCCGCAGCGGTAGTGCTGTTCCGAGTGATCGAACGCAGGGTACGGGTCACCGCGAGCTTGGAGCTGGCCTAG
- a CDS encoding peptidylprolyl isomerase: METSKTTLAVSYHRSSVLDLFLAVQRELMGRFAHESVFLPCPVVPEVAQFVDGLRDWGRAGLTDLPMGITHATSPAALVDAVGLTELRSGSDRIAAAMVAAAPSLEPVLAGLDGVRTTGEADLRRLLPLDRFGEPLRAALGLATGPLTMQLFLVPLAPHFPGVGFLTVEGRIAACYADCRRFTGATLADAVLALFCWTLLKESPGKDNLLAELGQRMPGQGRHHRRLRAVVTKIMIEKLSAHLIRSVEPDHRPCVDVLGAIWRYPRLAAVIDRHWGRYLAGLVAREECLTDLANELGGRHPRWYVEDVDATSLAADFYVLEWLSAAGCDEAQRRFAQWVPGLADYFARQIDLTIGGELGHFERARRHRLPEPVGSFIERVTAGDSRVAWWRTRRELGQLRALTLAAETFNGPGLEYGGEAWGPVAATLRRYLELEIPPAIFVDQCFSLEHNNGSLFDKYFATEGLRELLDAQAAGDLLALTARASVEVRRLWHRHRARHRAGYDPQWLWAEAEALVDSPTPILARSSAAPVSSSIGSLGCGSALAPEVYSAEVGDEPNAPQPWRGVSRRRPPPPLHGGQGCRGVAVLYTTVGPITIELWPTSAPHTVDAFVGLARGTLAWQDPITRQTGVGGFYDHTTFHRRIPGFLIQGGDRSETGEGGPGFRIPDEFDSTSVFDRPYLVAMANTGPNSAGSQFFITLAAAPHLNGGYSRFGEVTDRLSRERVRAIADATGPVINERVDVTIW; encoded by the coding sequence ATGGAGACAAGCAAAACCACGTTGGCGGTTAGCTACCACCGCAGCAGCGTGCTGGACCTCTTCCTAGCGGTACAACGGGAGCTGATGGGCCGGTTCGCGCATGAGTCGGTCTTCCTACCGTGTCCGGTGGTGCCCGAGGTGGCGCAGTTCGTGGACGGCCTCCGCGACTGGGGACGCGCCGGACTGACCGATCTACCGATGGGGATTACTCACGCAACCAGCCCCGCCGCCCTGGTGGATGCGGTCGGTCTTACCGAGCTACGATCCGGCAGCGACCGGATCGCTGCGGCGATGGTAGCGGCGGCTCCTTCGCTGGAGCCCGTTCTCGCTGGTCTCGACGGCGTCCGGACGACCGGCGAGGCTGACTTGCGACGGCTGCTGCCGCTGGATCGGTTCGGCGAACCGCTCCGGGCCGCGCTCGGTCTGGCAACCGGTCCCCTGACCATGCAGCTGTTCCTGGTGCCGCTGGCTCCGCACTTCCCGGGAGTAGGTTTCCTCACTGTGGAAGGTCGGATCGCCGCGTGCTATGCCGACTGCCGCCGGTTTACCGGGGCCACCCTGGCGGACGCAGTTCTGGCCCTTTTCTGCTGGACGCTCCTCAAGGAATCTCCAGGGAAGGACAACCTGTTGGCCGAGTTGGGCCAGCGGATGCCCGGACAAGGCCGCCATCATCGGCGATTGCGCGCCGTCGTTACCAAGATCATGATCGAGAAACTATCGGCGCATCTGATCCGGAGCGTCGAACCGGACCACCGCCCATGCGTTGACGTGCTCGGGGCGATCTGGCGCTACCCCAGACTCGCCGCAGTCATTGATCGGCACTGGGGACGTTACCTCGCGGGCCTGGTCGCCCGGGAAGAGTGCCTCACGGACCTCGCGAACGAGCTAGGCGGGCGGCATCCGCGCTGGTACGTGGAGGATGTCGATGCCACCTCGCTCGCTGCCGATTTCTACGTGCTGGAGTGGCTGAGCGCAGCCGGCTGCGACGAGGCTCAGCGGCGTTTCGCCCAGTGGGTGCCTGGCCTGGCCGACTATTTCGCCCGCCAGATCGATCTAACTATCGGTGGCGAACTCGGCCACTTCGAGCGGGCCCGCCGGCATCGACTACCCGAGCCGGTCGGGTCGTTCATCGAGCGGGTCACCGCTGGCGACAGCCGAGTGGCCTGGTGGCGCACCCGGCGGGAGCTGGGACAGTTGCGGGCGCTGACCCTCGCCGCCGAGACCTTCAACGGACCGGGGTTGGAATATGGCGGGGAGGCGTGGGGGCCCGTCGCCGCAACGCTGCGCCGCTACCTCGAGCTTGAGATACCCCCAGCTATCTTCGTTGACCAATGCTTCTCGCTGGAGCACAACAACGGCTCGCTGTTCGACAAGTACTTCGCCACTGAAGGTCTCCGCGAATTGCTCGATGCCCAGGCGGCCGGCGATCTTCTCGCGTTGACCGCCCGGGCATCCGTGGAGGTTCGCCGACTGTGGCACCGGCACCGCGCCCGGCACCGCGCCGGGTACGACCCGCAGTGGCTTTGGGCCGAAGCCGAAGCTTTGGTGGACAGCCCAACGCCGATCCTCGCGCGGTCGAGCGCCGCACCGGTGTCCTCATCGATCGGCAGCCTAGGGTGTGGCAGTGCGTTGGCACCGGAGGTATACAGCGCCGAGGTGGGCGACGAGCCCAACGCGCCACAACCCTGGCGTGGGGTCAGCCGGCGCCGGCCACCACCGCCGCTGCACGGCGGGCAGGGCTGCCGCGGGGTCGCGGTGCTCTACACCACAGTCGGCCCGATCACGATCGAGCTGTGGCCTACGTCGGCACCCCACACCGTCGACGCCTTCGTTGGGCTCGCCCGCGGCACCCTGGCTTGGCAGGATCCCATCACCCGACAGACAGGAGTAGGTGGGTTCTACGACCACACCACCTTCCACCGCCGAATCCCCGGCTTTCTCATCCAGGGCGGCGACCGCAGCGAGACCGGGGAGGGCGGTCCCGGGTTCCGGATACCCGACGAGTTCGACTCCACATCGGTCTTCGACCGGCCGTACCTGGTTGCAATGGCCAACACCGGACCAAACAGCGCCGGATCGCAGTTCTTCATCACCCTGGCGGCGGCACCCCATCTCAACGGCGGGTACAGCCGGTTCGGGGAGGTGACAGACAGGCTCTCGCGCGAGCGGGTACGAGCGATCGCCGACGCCACTGGTCCAGTAATCAACGAGCGGGTGGATGTCACCATCTGGTGA
- a CDS encoding ABC transporter ATP-binding protein — MSSFAIETVQLDREYRTSTGTIRRRRLVVPALSGISLAVPPREIFGLVGPNGAGKTTLIKVLTTLLLPTSGRASVLGHDVASEARSIRRKVNFVFGGERGLYWRLSAEDNLRYFADLYRVPAREGRPRAQELLELVGLSDRRHERVEGFSKGMKQRLHLAKSLINRPQVLFLDEPSIGLDPVAARQLRSLIERVRREHGTTILLTSHYMWEMETLSDRIAVIIDGTIRHLDSPQALRTAAVGSHVVELVLADAADEGVVSGAAREFGLAVAASADGRRVIRVHTSRPAHLVAAVVSQCDLGIAGHSIRDSQLEDAYVLMVEGK, encoded by the coding sequence ATGAGTTCCTTCGCGATTGAGACCGTGCAGCTTGACCGGGAGTACCGCACGAGCACGGGGACGATCCGCCGTCGGCGACTGGTGGTGCCGGCGCTCAGCGGCATCTCGCTGGCAGTCCCGCCACGAGAGATCTTCGGGTTGGTCGGGCCAAATGGGGCCGGCAAGACCACGCTCATCAAGGTCCTCACGACGCTGCTCCTGCCAACATCGGGCCGCGCTTCGGTGCTAGGCCATGATGTGGCGAGCGAGGCTCGAAGCATTCGACGGAAGGTCAACTTTGTCTTCGGGGGCGAACGCGGACTGTACTGGCGGCTCTCGGCCGAGGACAACCTGCGCTACTTCGCCGACCTCTACCGGGTGCCGGCGCGCGAGGGCCGCCCACGTGCACAGGAGCTCCTGGAGCTGGTCGGCCTCTCCGATCGGCGCCACGAGCGGGTGGAGGGCTTTTCGAAGGGGATGAAACAGCGGCTCCATCTGGCGAAGTCGCTGATCAACAGGCCGCAAGTGCTCTTTCTGGACGAGCCGAGCATAGGCCTGGATCCGGTGGCTGCTCGCCAACTCCGAAGCCTGATCGAACGGGTCCGTCGGGAACACGGGACGACAATCCTGCTGACCTCGCACTACATGTGGGAGATGGAGACGCTCTCTGATCGGATCGCGGTGATCATCGATGGTACGATCCGCCACCTCGACTCGCCCCAGGCCCTCCGGACCGCGGCGGTCGGCAGCCACGTCGTCGAGCTGGTCCTCGCCGATGCCGCCGACGAGGGCGTCGTAAGTGGGGCTGCTCGGGAGTTCGGCCTGGCAGTGGCGGCCAGCGCTGACGGCCGGCGAGTCATCCGGGTCCACACCTCCCGGCCAGCGCATCTGGTGGCCGCCGTGGTTAGCCAGTGCGACCTGGGGATAGCTGGTCACAGCATTCGCGACTCGCAGTTGGAGGATGCCTACGTCCTTATGGTCGAGGGGAAGTAA